The genomic stretch aggaaaagcagagctagacagagcagagctaaagctgcatgctaactctgtcatggacaggaaacgttacgGTATGGCGGTAATGTGGCGGTGGAGCCgtccgtcgctctcgtctccgtggtcaaatgggccgacgctacgactgtacaACACCcacatactgacatttatgttctctgcattgaaacggccccgatggagctgaccatggatggataaagagaacggagctgacgggagagctagagaccaccttggagaagttagaggaagtagacacgtgggactacgtccgcttttcaaaatgagatgttaacaaagggaactgtatatacaaaatacatctatggaaataagattgatattcaccagaagtataaaacattacatgtccttataatttaaaaagacaataccactaatctgtgagggaaatgtctttattcttagatttttgggttgctggataaaatgtaataaataattcctgacaatgaaactgatatatttgacttcaggacatctctgactacatacatgatgaaaatcaaacattttactggattcatttagagattttccaaagtaaaagtccctagaagtgtatgatccaactttttcccttcatggtctagagttaaaaaagttaacaacaatcaGAATAAATCAGAATATCCAATCCCGAtactaaaaaatcacaatacatattgaatgaGTACTCAAGTATCGTGATGGTATCGGATCAGGAGATAGGTGGATCGTCCCAGCCATGTGTGTGTTGCCTGTAAATTATATTTTCTTGAGTGTAGttcagtgtattttttttttcctcatctctTAAGGATTTGAGAACATTTATGAAATTATGAGGGCTTTATGAAGGCTTCTGAAACCCTCTTGTCCTCATCTCTTGGCTTCTGCTGTGCTCCTCAGGTGCGTTATCCAGACAGAATAACTTTGATTCGGGGAAACCACGAGTCCCGGCAGATCACCCAGGTCTACGGTTTCTACGACGAGTGTCTCCGCAAGTACGGCTCAGTCACAGTGTGGAGATACTGCACTGAGATATTCGACTACCTGTCCCTCTCCGCTATCATTGATGGCAAGGTGAGATACGTTGTCCAGTATTTCCTTCAACTTTGATGACAATGAAAATTCATACAGTCAATACACGGAGACTTGAATGTTTTCGTGGAGGTGTTGTTGTTCGCCATCATATAATGTCCATCAGTTGGGTTGATACACTCCTCTCTTTGTCCTTCAGATCTTCTGTGTGCATGGTGGCTTGTCTCCATCCATCCAGACACTGGACCAGATCCGGACCATTGACAGAAAACAGGAAGTTCCCCATGATGGGCCTATGTGTGACCTCCTGTGGTCAGACCCTGAAGGTATACAGGCATCTTGTTCTGACTTTTAAACACTGAATATTAACCCACATGTGTATGAATGTTCAAGGAAGATCTTCACCTGACTGATCTTCTCTCCCTCAGACACCACTGGCTGGGGGGTGAGTCCCAGAGGTGCTGGCTACTTGTTTGGGAGCGACGTGGTGGCCCAGTTCAACGCCGCCAACGACATCCACATGATCTGTCGAGCACACCAGCTGGTCATGGAAGGCTACAAGTGGCACTTCAATGAGACGGTGCTCACTGTGTGGTCAGCACCCAACTACTGCTACAGGTATGTAGACGCAGTAAAACTCAAATAGTCCCCGTTAATGGACATAATGTCAATACCTCGTTACAAACACTGCTCCAAAGATGGATCATAGTATGGTCAGTGTCAGTTAGCAGCGATCTTTAGTGAGTTTTCACTACTTTGAAATGTGCCGTGTGTTCTGTTCTTGAGGTCTAAGGTCGCGTCCAGACCAACAGTAGCCCTGGGTGAAAACACAACTCTCTCATTCTATTCAATGAAGCCAGTCCATCTGTACAATGGGTGTGCCAACGCAGGGTCAACCGGCAAAAAAGTTGAACCAGGCTCATTTTGCTGCAAGGCGAGCAAGAAGTCCTGGTAGATTACTTTGTAAAGTGAAAGCAGCACGTAATACACAACCCGAAGCATAACTTTGTGTCTCATGGCCCGGGTGACACAGGCCGTGGGAGCAGCGCGTGTCGGCTACCTCgataaactgctgctgctgctgctgctgctgctgctgctgctgctgccgccagcTCTTTCTACGTAGTTtgtctttcataatggccatttcattataaatgtaatttatatttattttagaagtTAAGAAgcatgtggtaatttgtaaataatagtaataatccacaattaaaagccagtactccattcattcattcatggagccgtgcaagtcactgcaaatatttcagtataaaagccttgtgttaataAACGAAGGAATTCTGTTCTCAGGAAAAAACgctggagggcttttattttgaagcagaaacaggaagtgttgagttaaaaatgaacattaactttttttcatgcctGTGACATATTCTGCAGAtaaagacatgtaaactgtagtaatgtagctggtatgatgtcagtATACAGCCAAAAGATCACTCTTATTGTCTGTCTGCGCTGCTCACGGGCAGtatggctgctctaacctgttaaaatggacgctgaaataaaaagcaagagatTCTGCgacgctgctgacgttccctgtgtggcccGGCCCTCAGTCTCTTTAATGCACGCGATTGGGTTTTGAGCCGGCGCAATTATTACATAATTGCCGGATTGCGATCATTTGAGCTGACCGCAATCATTCTGTATAATCGCCAGATTCCACAATCAAGCCAATGTTACAAATGTGGCAACAAATAGAAAGTGAATGAGGTGTGTTCCCATCAGCTGGGTAAATAACGTGGAAACAAAGAGCTGTTGGACAGGTTCTTCTGTTTTAAGCTCATATTAGACCATATGTGTTTTGAAGCAAGATGATGACCAAGAGGTGCTGCTAACGGATCTCTGTATTTATAGTGGAGAATCTCCCTATGGCTGCAGCAGTGTGTTTGACAGCTCTTCTCTTATTAGATAATTCACATAACAATGTTTGATGGAAACATGGTGTTTAAAGAGTAGCGTGGGTCCTTTCAGGAATAACTCGAGCCAATGGTGGTTGAGAGTGTGAGTTATGGGGCCATTATTGTAGCGAAACTATTCGCAAATGTGTGGAGAAATGTGTAATTATCTCAATCTGTGTGTGTAAttagatttgtaaatgtgtaaaataatcTCTAAATGCATACTGAGATTTGTGAATGTGTACAGAATCTGCAAATTTGTtttcagaatgtgtgtgtgcgtaatcACACATGTAAAATCTCCAAATTGTGTACATAAATCTGTAAATGGGTACATATATCTGTAAACGAGTAGACAAATCTATAAATGCgtagacaaatctgtaaatATGTAGACAAATCAGTAAATGCGTACATAAATCTGTGAATGTGTGATGGTCCTAACCAATCCTCTGTCTGGACAATCAGATGTGGCAACGTGGCGGCCATCTTGGAGCTGGATGAGCATCTACAGCGGGAGTTCATCATATTCGAGGCAGCGCCTCAAGAGACCAGAGGCATCCCCTCCAAGAAGCCAGTAGCCGACTATTTCCTGTGAAGTGTTTGAGCAGACAGCCGCGATGTGTCGAGATCTCCGGTCCCATTTCACACCATCCTGTCGGTCTGGACTCAGAGCAGTTAGACAGAAAACCTGCCAAACGCAGCTTGAGGAGCTGGATTTGTGGCGTGCTGCCCGAGGCTGACGGAGCAGTCGCTGTGTGAACGGTGTAGGGACATGGTGGACACTGGGCCCATGACTGTTGTCACTTCTCCTCATCAtttactttctttctctctctgtagaTACGacactctccctccctcacttaCTTCACCACTCTTGTAGTATTTTCCATGATGAACATTGTCGTTTAGTTTTAGAAATATCTGGAAGGagttagatcttttttttttttttttttttaaatatgcagaTGTAGGAAGTTTAACAGATGTGTCatttaaagggaaactttgcaGATCTTCCACCAGCAAATCTgcaaaatatccctttaaggaatTCCTTCAATGCAtaaattctttgtttttgatttttgtATAATTGTTGCTGCCAGGATTAAATGCAAGATGACGTATTCCCTCACCCTGTTTTTGCTCTTATGTTTCTGTTTAACCGTCATGTGCGTCACTATTTAACATCCCCAGTGCTGTTGCTGCTCAgcaccatcacaactaaatacCAGAAGTGTAATGACTGTCCAACAGGAGTCACTATATTCAccattgttttctctcttaattcCTTTTAATCTACAAACCTCTGTAGGTCTGTCAATTTTGatattgtgagaataaagttTTTGTATCAATGCTGATTTCTTTTCAGGTGTGTTTTAATGACACGTGTACTAACCGTTGCTACGCTCTTTGACATCACTGGTAGTCTTTTACTAGCTCTGTAGGAAGAATCCTgtttaaagggccagttcacCCAAAGCCTCTGCAGATAAAACCCCATTTTTCATTTGTGAAAAGCACTGTAACATACCTGATGGGGTCTTATCAGTAAGCGTTTTCCTTTTCATATCTCCGCTGATGTAAATTAACTAACAAGCTGCCTGTTTTGTCAGGATTCATGTTTTTGTGAAGTGTTCCGCCATGAGTGACAACCCAAACTGAACTTGACTCATGGTTGCTGTTGAAAAAGTtatttaatatgtgattaattttcaGTATATGGCAATCTtccagatggagagagaagaaaTAACCATGTCTCACCGTGGTACATGACAAACTAATCGTGTCTTTAGTGAAGTGATGTTTGGAATAATTCAAATATGAAGACTTGTCATACAGTAACGGATGTGTCCAGAGGGTAGAGAAACAAGCTTGTGGCCAGAAGGTTTCTGGTTCCATCGAGTGGGGAGAGTTGAGCCGGTTTTTACTTGAGGCGTCTTTAAAGTGACAGAATGACAGTAACGTCTCCAACTAGTGAGGTCATCAAAGAACGCCTCTATATTGTGCCTCAAGGCAGTGGCTCTTCAGGAGGGCGCCATGACGGATGGTGACGCACCCTAAAACGTGAACCAATCATGTCCTAGAAAAGGTTAAAGGTTGATTAGCCAAtatcagtgattctcaaagtggggtccatctgtcagggggtccgcaaaataatttgctataaatcaTAAAATTGTGCGGTATCATTAAAACAACAAGCATATTGAGTCCGTTACTCCcgcccacgttagctttgggccaatagaaactatGATATGAAtgtgacacatcacgtcaatctgtcatgaatcagtcacttcactcagggaGCAACGAactgttcctgctgctgcttagcttagcttattagccagctagctagctggtgagCATGGAGGAAcatttgagtcagtccacatcGTCAAGTGATGCTAAAAacaaactagctaaattgagCATATATGACGACAGTTATATCGAGCGGCAGGAGACCGAATGCGTCATGTGCACCGTCGGTGCTGGTGAACAAAACCATGAAACCAGCCAAACTAAAGtaatctgattacaaagcacccaGAATATCAGAGCAAAacaaaggccctgttcacacctggtattaacatgcgtcctcagtgatccaatcacaagtggacagctttaagtacgtctgttcacacctggcattagaatgcgtctccgcatgcgtctccagtgaccacgtGTGATCCggtctcacttccccgctctatatgcaaataaacacatagtaaacacacggctaatacagcagccgttgggacgtaatattacatgaatgtcagtagtaatatcctacatattcgtgaattctggtacattgtcttaacatcaaaataaaaggttattgtaccggcggtgcCCGGGGACCTAAACGCCGCCGGTGCCGGCACCGCTGTTTTCgccagacaacagcggggtgcagcgctccagagagccggggaggagagagaacaggcggGCGGTCGGTCGGGCGGTtgggtgtcagctccgcgcaaagcagcggaacaaaaacactgacacatctccgacagtatgataataatacactttGCGTGCCAagtctacatacagtagagcacagaggccgtttccatagcgacaagcgcccgtgtctgcctgtttattcaacTGAGGGGCGTGGTGATCCCGtggatcccagctggacatcagataataataataataatatattggatttatatagcgctttatattaatctcaaagacgctttaacatagtcagggggaaaacggtgtgagacagacagacaggagacgaacgacaaaaaaaaaagcgacatacacaggaacaatcacatacatacacatggactgatgggtagggggaaggagggggctacgggtaagcagatgagaaaagatgtgttttgaggcgggactggaatgtggtgagggaatcggagtctctgatgagaccagatgagtaggcggtccttaatgtggcccaggacgcattcactacacactgctaaaagaatgtggtcatatgtggcccagaccacctctgaatgtggtctgaaagatctgatctcaatgcgtcctgagtgtgttcacacctgtacttagagctggcAACTtgtgatcactgaggacgcatgttaataccaggtgtgaacagggccaaagTGATATCAACatgattcaaactgaaatgtgtttctgtttatcaatatcaaacaggtctgaagtatttaggtatACTAGTTCTAATGGCATCTAAGTTAGAATGCTAAAACTAGGAAAGATGTTTCCCTCTGCCGAGGATTAGGGAGTCGCTGGATGGACTTGTAGGAGCTAAATTGTTCTCTACTGCCGTTATCAATCTCTCTTACTGTACCTCAATGATGTGATTGTGTTCTCTTCCTCTATTCAGTAGCATGTGGAGAGGCTGGAGGACGTTTTCTCTCGGCGACAGAAGCAGGTACTCAAGGTCAAAGGTTCGAAGTGTCATTTCTTTCAGAGACAGGTgaaatacagacgtaggcaaaattgttggtacccttccgttaaagaaagaaaaaccaacaatggtcactgaaataacttgaaactgacaaaagtaataataaataaaaattcactgaaaatgaactaatgaaaatcagatattgtttttgaattatggttcaacagaatcatttaaaaaaacaaactaatgaaactggcctagacaaaaatgatggtacccttaacttaatattttgttgcacaaccttttgaggcaatcactgcaatcaagtgatttctgtaactctcaatgagacttctgcacctgtcgacaggtatgttggcccactcctcgtgatcaaactgctccagctgtctcaggtttgaagggtgccttctccagactgcatgtttcagctccttccacagatgttcaataggatttagatcagggctcataaaaggccacttcagaatagtccaatgttttgttcttagccattcttgggt from Sebastes fasciatus isolate fSebFas1 chromosome 13, fSebFas1.pri, whole genome shotgun sequence encodes the following:
- the LOC141779957 gene encoding serine/threonine-protein phosphatase 4 catalytic subunit B isoform X1 encodes the protein MCVTMGDISDLDRQIEQLRRCELIKENEVKALCAKAREILVEESNVQRVDSPVTVCGDIHGQFYDLKELFRVGGDVPETNYLFMGDFVDRGFYSVETFLLLLALKVRYPDRITLIRGNHESRQITQVYGFYDECLRKYGSVTVWRYCTEIFDYLSLSAIIDGKIFCVHGGLSPSIQTLDQIRTIDRKQEVPHDGPMCDLLWSDPEDTTGWGVSPRGAGYLFGSDVVAQFNAANDIHMICRAHQLVMEGYKWHFNETVLTVWSAPNYCYRCGNVAAILELDEHLQREFIIFEAAPQETRGIPSKKPVADYFL
- the LOC141779957 gene encoding serine/threonine-protein phosphatase 4 catalytic subunit B isoform X2, translating into MGDFVDRGFYSVETFLLLLALKVRYPDRITLIRGNHESRQITQVYGFYDECLRKYGSVTVWRYCTEIFDYLSLSAIIDGKIFCVHGGLSPSIQTLDQIRTIDRKQEVPHDGPMCDLLWSDPEDTTGWGVSPRGAGYLFGSDVVAQFNAANDIHMICRAHQLVMEGYKWHFNETVLTVWSAPNYCYRCGNVAAILELDEHLQREFIIFEAAPQETRGIPSKKPVADYFL